The sequence TGCCGGCAATCGGGGTACTGCTGGGCGCCCGGATCACCGGCCGGCTGGCCGGGCTGCTCGGCAGCGAGCGCCTGTTGCGCCTGGTGATGCTGTGCAGCGCCGTTTCGGTGGCGTTGCTGGCGATTCTGCCGAGCTATCCGTTGTGGCTGCTATTGCGGTTGCTGCTCGGCGTGTCGCTGACCATCACCTTCGTGATCGGTGAAAGCTGGATCAACCAGTTGGTCCCTGATCGGCTGCGTGGCCGGCTGGTGGCGGTCTACGGCAGCGCTTTCGCCATCAGCCAGCTATGCGGACCATTGCTGCTCGGAATTATCGGCACAGAAGCCGATACCGGCTTCTGGCTGGCCACCGGCCTGTTGCTGCTGGGTCTGTTTCTGCTGCTGTGGGTAGCTGGCGCACCTAAGGTCGATGCCGACAACGCTTCAGGACGCGGACTCAAGGGCTTTGTCCGCACCCTGCCGGCGATTGCCTGGGCCGTGATGCTGTTCGCCGCCTTCGAGGCCATGACCCTGACCTTGCTACCGGTCTATCTGGTGCGCGAAGGTTTCAGCCAGCAACTGGCGCTGATCATGATCAGCGTGGTGGTCATCGGCGATGCCGCGCTACAGGTGCCGATTGGCTGGCTGGCCGACAAGGTCTCGCGTACTACCCTGTTTCGCAGTTGTGGGCTGGTATTGCTGGGTAGCAGCCTGGCGATGCCTCTGGCGTTGCACAGCCCGCTGATCTGGCCGGTCCTGGTACTGTTCGGCGCCAGCGCCGGTGGGCTTTATACCCTGTCGCTGATTTTGGTGGGCCAACGTTACCGTGACGATGCGCTGGTACGGGCCAATGCGCATATTGCCCTGCTCTGGGGAGTCGGCTGCCTGCTCGGCCCGGCCTCCACCGGGGCTGCCAGCCAATGGCTGAGCAGCCACGCCCTGCCGATGCTGATGGCAGCTGGCGCCCTGGTGTTCATCTATCTGGCCTGGCAGCGCGGCGCCTTTACCGCCGTGGCGGTAGAGCCCATCGACCAGCCGGGTTAGGGTCTGTAGACCCTAATCAGCCAGTTGGCGAGTCAGTTCGGCGGCCCCTACAACCTGACACCCCCGGGCATTCTGCCCTGCCCATAAAGGTGAAAAATCTCCCGAGCCGGCTTGCTCTGCGGCCG is a genomic window of Halopseudomonas phragmitis containing:
- a CDS encoding MFS transporter; the protein is MDWKTYSIVTAAVVIVGLALGITLPLVSLRLDQWGYDTFAIGVMASMPAIGVLLGARITGRLAGLLGSERLLRLVMLCSAVSVALLAILPSYPLWLLLRLLLGVSLTITFVIGESWINQLVPDRLRGRLVAVYGSAFAISQLCGPLLLGIIGTEADTGFWLATGLLLLGLFLLLWVAGAPKVDADNASGRGLKGFVRTLPAIAWAVMLFAAFEAMTLTLLPVYLVREGFSQQLALIMISVVVIGDAALQVPIGWLADKVSRTTLFRSCGLVLLGSSLAMPLALHSPLIWPVLVLFGASAGGLYTLSLILVGQRYRDDALVRANAHIALLWGVGCLLGPASTGAASQWLSSHALPMLMAAGALVFIYLAWQRGAFTAVAVEPIDQPG